The proteins below come from a single Burkholderia humptydooensis genomic window:
- a CDS encoding molybdopterin-containing oxidoreductase family protein, which yields MTPPAQFARAVCPHDCPDTCAIRVTVENGRAIKVAGDPDHPPTQGVLCTKVSRYADRVHHPERLTVPLKRVGRKGEGRFEPISWDEANRVVAERLLEVARRAPEAIIPYSYAGTMGLIQGESIAQRFFNKLGASRLERTICSAAGAAGLRYTYGANVGMHFEFFEESELILIWGANPIASNLHFWTRAQEAKRRGARLIAIDPYRSLTAEKCHQHIALKPGTDGAFALGVMHVLIEDDLVDQDYIRAYTLGFDALKARALSYPPERVAEICGVTVAEIVELARLYGRTRKASIRLNYGMQRVRGGGNAVRAIACLPALTGAWRDRAGGLLLSSSEWAPVDAAAIGRPDLLPGWPSKLPRSINMNAIGDALLHPGDREFGPKIEAIVVYNSNPVAVAPDSAKVAAGFAREDLFTVVLEHFKTDTADYADILLPATTQLEHLDVHKSYGHTYVMANLRSIAPVGEARPNTEIFRGIARDMGLDEPALYDDDETLARASLRWHDVSLQSDWDTLKQAGWLKLKLADAPFANGGFRTPSGKCEFYSERLVDMGLDPLPDYLPPHESTDGSPELAARYPLAMISPPARHFLNSTFVNVASLRTAEGEPHLDIHPADAARRDIADGDAVRIFNDRGSLRAKARVTDRAREGLVVGLSIWWKKLAPDGRNANEVTSQALTDLGRGATFYDCLVEVERA from the coding sequence ATGACTCCCCCTGCACAATTCGCCCGCGCAGTTTGTCCGCACGATTGTCCCGATACTTGCGCAATTCGCGTCACGGTCGAAAACGGCAGAGCCATCAAGGTCGCTGGCGACCCCGATCATCCGCCTACTCAAGGCGTGCTTTGCACCAAGGTGAGCAGATACGCGGATCGCGTGCATCACCCGGAGCGGCTCACGGTGCCGCTCAAGCGAGTCGGCAGGAAAGGAGAAGGCCGATTCGAGCCGATCAGTTGGGACGAGGCGAACAGAGTGGTGGCGGAGCGCCTATTGGAAGTTGCTCGTCGGGCACCGGAAGCCATCATTCCCTACAGCTATGCCGGAACGATGGGGCTCATTCAGGGCGAGAGCATCGCCCAACGCTTCTTCAACAAGCTCGGCGCATCGCGCCTTGAAAGAACGATCTGCTCGGCGGCCGGCGCGGCAGGGCTGCGCTACACGTACGGCGCCAACGTCGGGATGCACTTCGAATTCTTCGAGGAAAGCGAACTGATCCTGATCTGGGGCGCGAATCCGATTGCCTCCAATCTGCATTTCTGGACGCGCGCTCAAGAAGCGAAGCGTCGCGGCGCGCGCCTGATCGCGATCGATCCGTATCGATCGCTGACAGCGGAAAAATGCCATCAGCACATCGCGCTGAAGCCGGGCACGGACGGCGCGTTTGCGCTCGGCGTCATGCACGTATTGATCGAAGACGACCTCGTCGATCAGGACTACATCCGCGCCTACACGCTCGGCTTCGACGCGCTGAAAGCGCGCGCACTGAGTTATCCGCCTGAGCGGGTGGCCGAAATCTGCGGCGTGACGGTTGCGGAAATCGTAGAGCTGGCGCGCCTCTACGGACGCACGCGAAAGGCTTCGATCCGCCTCAATTACGGCATGCAGCGCGTGCGCGGCGGCGGCAACGCCGTCCGCGCGATTGCCTGCCTGCCGGCGCTCACGGGCGCATGGCGCGACCGCGCCGGCGGCTTGCTCTTGTCGTCGTCCGAGTGGGCGCCCGTCGACGCCGCCGCCATTGGCCGTCCTGATCTGCTGCCGGGCTGGCCGAGCAAGCTGCCGCGTTCGATCAACATGAATGCAATTGGCGACGCGTTGCTGCATCCTGGCGATCGGGAATTCGGGCCGAAGATCGAAGCGATCGTCGTATACAACTCGAATCCGGTTGCGGTCGCACCCGATTCGGCGAAGGTCGCGGCCGGCTTCGCGCGAGAGGACCTGTTCACGGTCGTTCTCGAGCATTTCAAGACAGATACCGCCGATTACGCCGATATTCTGCTGCCCGCGACGACGCAGCTCGAGCATCTCGACGTCCATAAATCGTACGGACATACCTACGTGATGGCGAATCTGCGGTCAATTGCGCCGGTCGGCGAGGCTCGGCCGAACACCGAAATTTTCCGCGGCATTGCGCGCGACATGGGGCTCGACGAGCCGGCGCTGTACGACGATGACGAAACGCTCGCTCGCGCGTCGTTGCGCTGGCACGATGTGTCGCTGCAAAGCGACTGGGACACGCTCAAACAGGCGGGCTGGCTCAAGTTGAAGCTTGCCGACGCGCCGTTCGCGAACGGCGGCTTTCGGACGCCGTCCGGAAAGTGCGAGTTCTACAGCGAACGCCTCGTCGACATGGGGCTCGATCCATTGCCGGACTACTTGCCGCCGCACGAGTCGACGGACGGCTCGCCGGAACTGGCCGCCCGCTATCCGCTCGCGATGATCTCGCCGCCCGCCCGTCATTTCCTGAACAGTACGTTCGTCAACGTCGCGAGCCTGCGCACGGCGGAGGGAGAGCCGCACCTCGACATTCATCCGGCCGATGCCGCGCGACGCGACATCGCCGACGGCGACGCAGTGCGCATCTTCAACGATCGCGGTTCGCTCCGGGCAAAGGCCCGCGTGACTGATCGCGCGCGCGAAGGGCTCGTCGTTGGCCTGTCGATCTGGTGGAAAAAGCTTGCGCCGGACGGGCGCAACGCGAACGAGGTGACGAGCCAGGCCCTGACCGATCTTGGGCGCGGTGCAACCTTCTACGACTGCCTGGTCGAGGTCGAACGGGCATGA
- a CDS encoding ISAs1 family transposase produces MPTIMDAFAELRDPRCRACRYPLQEILFAALCAVLCGVEDWETMTLWGRTQLAWLRSHLAYENGVPSPDTFRRVFGALSAKAFERCFIDWVGQLCPALAGQHVAIDGKAVRGNRSGTHAALHLVSAWCSNNGLSLGQVSTADKSNEITAIPELLAALDLQGATITIDAIGTQHEIARTIVEAGADYVLAVKDNQPRLAEGVRQWFAAAQDGKLESSYWEHTEHDKGHGRLETRVCRVSDDVAWLSGTGQHWAGLQRLVMLERTRQIGEKVTTERCYYISSKAVKATEMAPVIRAHWGIENQLHWVLDVSWGEDASLIRDTLAARNMASLRKITLNLARLAQSRQPKKVSLKNIRNLAAWDTAMRDSILGLA; encoded by the coding sequence ATGCCAACGATCATGGACGCGTTTGCCGAACTGCGGGACCCGCGCTGCCGCGCCTGCCGTTATCCGTTGCAGGAAATCCTGTTTGCCGCCCTGTGCGCGGTTTTATGCGGCGTGGAGGACTGGGAAACGATGACACTGTGGGGCCGCACGCAGCTTGCTTGGCTGCGTAGCCATCTGGCGTATGAGAACGGCGTGCCGTCGCCCGATACGTTTCGCCGGGTATTCGGCGCGCTCAGTGCGAAAGCGTTTGAGCGCTGCTTCATCGACTGGGTCGGGCAACTGTGTCCGGCGCTGGCTGGCCAGCATGTGGCGATTGACGGCAAGGCGGTGCGCGGCAACCGTAGCGGCACGCATGCGGCGCTGCATTTGGTGTCGGCATGGTGCTCGAACAACGGCTTGAGCCTCGGGCAAGTGAGCACGGCCGATAAGAGCAATGAGATCACGGCGATCCCGGAATTGCTGGCCGCGCTCGATTTGCAGGGCGCGACGATAACGATCGACGCGATCGGCACGCAGCACGAGATCGCACGCACGATCGTGGAGGCCGGGGCCGACTACGTTCTGGCGGTCAAGGACAATCAGCCGCGACTGGCCGAAGGCGTGCGCCAGTGGTTTGCGGCTGCCCAGGACGGCAAGCTCGAAAGCTCGTACTGGGAGCACACCGAACATGACAAAGGCCACGGGCGGCTGGAGACCCGGGTTTGCCGGGTCAGCGATGATGTGGCGTGGCTGAGCGGGACAGGACAGCACTGGGCGGGTCTCCAGCGGCTGGTGATGCTTGAGCGCACACGCCAGATTGGCGAGAAAGTGACGACCGAGCGCTGTTACTACATCAGCTCGAAAGCGGTGAAAGCAACTGAGATGGCTCCGGTCATCCGTGCTCATTGGGGCATCGAAAACCAACTGCACTGGGTCCTCGATGTCTCGTGGGGCGAGGATGCCAGCCTGATCCGCGACACCCTGGCCGCCCGCAACATGGCCAGTCTGCGCAAAATCACACTCAATCTCGCCCGGCTGGCTCAGAGTCGGCAGCCCAAGAAGGTGAGCCTGAAGAACATCCGTAACCTCGCCGCATGGGATACCGCTATGCGTGACTCCATCCTCGGCCTTGCCTGA
- the paaI gene encoding hydroxyphenylacetyl-CoA thioesterase PaaI, with protein MYAADACSRGLGIELLEVRPGYARTRMPVRTDFLNGHQICHGGLIFTLADSTFAFACNSYNVNTVAAGCSIEFLQPVAGGDVLTAEATEQTLNGRHGIYDIRVTNRAGETVAMFRGKSTQIKGTVIPVDR; from the coding sequence ATGTACGCCGCGGACGCCTGCAGCCGCGGCCTCGGCATCGAGCTGCTCGAAGTGCGGCCGGGCTACGCGCGCACGCGCATGCCGGTGCGCACCGATTTCCTGAACGGCCACCAGATCTGCCACGGCGGACTCATCTTCACGCTCGCGGATTCGACGTTCGCGTTCGCGTGCAACTCGTACAACGTCAACACGGTCGCAGCCGGCTGCTCGATCGAATTCCTGCAGCCGGTGGCAGGCGGCGACGTGCTCACCGCGGAGGCGACGGAGCAGACGCTGAACGGCCGGCACGGCATCTACGATATCCGCGTAACGAACCGGGCGGGAGAAACCGTCGCGATGTTCCGCGGCAAATCGACCCAAATCAAAGGGACGGTGATCCCTGTAGACCGTTAG
- the paaN gene encoding phenylacetic acid degradation protein PaaN — MTHPLFTKHEDTLKHALSTIETRGYWSPFAEMPSPKVYGESANADGEAAFKARLDKPFELDQPASGGTVGAERSPYGFALGIRYPKSSPDELIAAAAQAQSAWRKAGPSAWAGVCLEILARLNRASFEIAYSVMHTTGQAFMMAFQAGGPHAQDRALEAVAYAWQELQRIPANAHWEKPQGKNPPLAMHKRYMIVPRGAGLVLGCCTFPTWNGYPGLFADLATGNTVIVKPHPGAILPLAITVRIARDVLREAGFDPNVVTLLATEGNDGALVQELARRPEIKLIDFTGSSQNGTWLERNAHQAQVYTEKAGVNQIVIDSVDDLKAAVKNIAFSLALYSGQMCTAPQNIYVPRNGIRTAEGHVGFDDVAQAITGAVQKLTGDPARSVDLIGALQNEGVAARIDDARKLGRILADSQALEHPAFKDARVRTPLVLQLDVADRAKYTQEWFGPISFVIATDSTAQSLDLAGSIAAEHGALTLSVYSTDDAVVEAAHEAAVRGGVALSINLTGGVFVNQSAAFSDFHGTGANPAANASLADAAFVANRFRVVQSRHHVAPRAVPAEAGQTA, encoded by the coding sequence ATGACCCATCCTCTGTTCACGAAGCATGAAGACACGCTGAAGCACGCGCTCTCCACGATCGAAACGCGCGGCTACTGGAGCCCGTTCGCCGAGATGCCGAGCCCCAAAGTGTACGGGGAAAGCGCCAATGCAGACGGCGAAGCAGCATTCAAAGCCCGACTCGACAAACCTTTCGAACTCGATCAGCCCGCCTCGGGCGGAACGGTCGGCGCCGAGCGCTCGCCATACGGTTTCGCGCTCGGCATTCGCTACCCGAAATCGTCGCCCGACGAACTGATCGCCGCCGCCGCGCAGGCACAGAGCGCGTGGCGCAAGGCCGGGCCGTCCGCCTGGGCTGGCGTGTGCCTCGAAATCCTCGCCCGGCTGAATCGTGCGAGCTTCGAAATCGCGTACAGCGTGATGCACACCACCGGACAGGCGTTCATGATGGCGTTCCAGGCGGGCGGGCCGCATGCGCAGGACCGCGCGCTCGAAGCCGTCGCCTACGCATGGCAGGAACTGCAGCGCATCCCCGCCAACGCGCACTGGGAAAAGCCGCAGGGCAAGAACCCGCCGCTCGCGATGCACAAGCGCTACATGATCGTGCCGCGCGGCGCGGGGCTCGTGCTCGGTTGCTGCACGTTTCCGACCTGGAACGGCTATCCGGGCCTGTTCGCCGATCTCGCGACCGGCAACACGGTCATCGTCAAGCCGCATCCGGGCGCGATCCTGCCGCTCGCGATCACCGTGCGCATCGCGCGCGACGTGCTGCGCGAAGCCGGCTTCGATCCGAACGTCGTCACGCTGCTCGCGACCGAAGGAAACGACGGTGCGCTCGTCCAGGAGCTCGCGCGCCGTCCGGAAATCAAGCTGATCGATTTCACCGGCAGTTCGCAAAACGGCACCTGGCTCGAACGCAACGCGCATCAGGCGCAGGTGTATACAGAGAAGGCGGGCGTCAACCAGATCGTGATCGATTCCGTCGACGATCTGAAAGCCGCCGTCAAGAACATCGCGTTCTCGCTCGCGCTCTACTCCGGCCAGATGTGCACCGCACCGCAAAACATCTATGTCCCACGCAACGGCATCCGCACCGCGGAAGGGCACGTCGGCTTCGACGACGTCGCGCAGGCCATCACCGGCGCCGTGCAGAAGCTGACGGGCGACCCGGCACGGTCGGTCGATCTCATCGGTGCACTTCAGAACGAAGGCGTCGCGGCTCGCATCGACGACGCGCGCAAGCTCGGCCGCATTCTCGCCGACAGCCAGGCCCTCGAGCATCCGGCATTCAAGGATGCACGCGTGCGCACGCCGCTCGTGCTGCAGCTCGACGTCGCGGATCGCGCAAAGTACACGCAGGAATGGTTCGGTCCGATCTCGTTCGTCATCGCGACCGATTCGACCGCGCAATCGCTCGATCTCGCCGGCTCGATCGCGGCCGAGCACGGCGCGCTCACGCTGTCCGTCTATAGCACGGACGACGCCGTCGTCGAAGCGGCGCACGAAGCGGCGGTACGCGGCGGCGTCGCGCTGTCGATCAATCTGACGGGCGGCGTGTTCGTCAATCAATCGGCGGCGTTCTCCGACTTCCACGGCACGGGCGCCAATCCGGCCGCGAACGCGTCGCTCGCCGACGCCGCGTTCGTCGCGAACCGCTTCCGCGTCGTGCAGAGCAGGCACCATGTTGCGCCGAGGGCCGTTCCTGCGGAAGCTGGCCAAACAGCATAG
- the mltA gene encoding murein transglycosylase A has translation MGFGRRLAGWAAAAAVAALLAACGGTPVRQASRPTGAAIVPGQIAAARLTPVAWQQVPGWQDDSLIGATIALRQNCARLARQANWQRACAAALRLDDLDVGSARTFFETYFTPFQFANNDGTLDGLVTGYYEPLLHGSRVRRGPYQYALYRWPAGYRAGASMPARGQLMRSGALNGNELVWVDDPIEAFFLQVQGSGRVVLDDGAVMRVGYGGTNNQPYRSIGKWLLDHGELGAGQATMQGIKAWARANPSRVDALLDTNPRFVFFREMPSQEDVPHGGADGPVGALGVPLTPERSIAVDPSSIPLGTPVFLQTTRPMTNAPLNRLVFAQDVGTAIKGGVRADYFWGLGDDAGDQAGRMKQTGRMWLLFPNS, from the coding sequence ATGGGTTTTGGCCGGCGGCTTGCCGGGTGGGCGGCCGCCGCCGCGGTGGCGGCGCTTCTTGCCGCATGCGGCGGCACGCCGGTGCGGCAGGCGTCGCGGCCCACGGGTGCCGCGATCGTACCAGGGCAGATCGCGGCTGCGCGGCTCACGCCCGTCGCGTGGCAGCAGGTGCCCGGCTGGCAGGACGATAGCCTGATCGGCGCGACGATCGCGCTGCGCCAGAATTGTGCGCGCCTCGCGCGGCAGGCGAACTGGCAGCGCGCGTGCGCGGCCGCCTTGCGGCTCGACGATCTCGACGTCGGCAGCGCCCGCACTTTCTTCGAGACGTACTTCACGCCATTCCAGTTCGCGAACAACGACGGCACGCTCGACGGCCTCGTGACCGGTTATTACGAGCCGCTGCTGCACGGCTCGCGGGTGCGGCGCGGCCCGTATCAGTACGCGCTCTACCGCTGGCCCGCCGGCTACCGCGCGGGCGCGTCGATGCCGGCGCGCGGGCAGCTCATGCGCTCGGGCGCGCTGAACGGCAACGAGCTCGTCTGGGTCGACGATCCGATCGAGGCGTTCTTCCTGCAGGTGCAGGGCTCGGGCCGCGTCGTCCTCGACGACGGCGCAGTGATGCGGGTCGGCTACGGCGGCACGAACAACCAGCCGTACCGCTCGATCGGCAAGTGGCTGCTCGATCATGGCGAACTCGGCGCCGGGCAGGCGACGATGCAAGGAATCAAGGCGTGGGCGCGCGCAAATCCGTCGCGGGTCGATGCGCTGCTCGACACGAATCCGCGATTCGTGTTCTTCCGCGAGATGCCGTCCCAGGAGGACGTGCCCCACGGCGGAGCGGACGGCCCGGTCGGCGCGCTCGGCGTGCCGCTCACGCCGGAGCGCTCGATCGCGGTCGATCCGTCGTCGATCCCGCTTGGCACGCCGGTGTTCCTGCAGACGACGCGTCCGATGACGAATGCGCCGCTCAATCGCCTCGTGTTCGCGCAGGACGTCGGGACGGCGATCAAGGGCGGCGTGCGGGCAGACTACTTCTGGGGGCTCGGCGACGATGCGGGCGACCAGGCCGGCCGGATGAAGCAGACCGGACGGATGTGGCTGCTCTTCCCGAATTCATGA
- the pcaF gene encoding 3-oxoadipyl-CoA thiolase has translation MTEAFLCDAIRTPIGRYGGALAPVRADDLGAVPLKALVERNRDVDWAAVDDVVYGCANQAGEDNRNVARMSLLLAGLPHAAPGATVNRLCGSGMDAIGIAARAIKAGEADLMIAGGVESMSRAPFVMGKATSAFSRQAEIFDTTIGWRFVNPLMKQQYGVDSMPETAEHVAADYRVSRADQDAFALRSQQKAARAQADGTLAQEIVPVTIAQKKGEPLVVARDEHPRETTLDALAKLKGVVRADGTVTAGNASGVNDGACALLVASEAAARRHGLAPRARVLGIATAGVEPRVMGIGPAPATQKLLARLGMTLAQFDVIELNEAFASQGLAVLRLLGVADDDPRVNPNGGAIALGHPLGASGARLVTTATYQLHRTGGRFALCTMCIGVGQGIAIAIERV, from the coding sequence ATGACCGAAGCATTCCTGTGTGACGCAATCCGCACGCCCATCGGCCGCTACGGCGGCGCGCTGGCCCCGGTGCGGGCCGACGATCTCGGCGCGGTGCCGCTCAAGGCGCTCGTCGAGCGCAACCGCGACGTCGACTGGGCCGCCGTCGACGATGTCGTCTACGGCTGCGCGAACCAGGCCGGCGAGGACAACCGCAACGTCGCGCGCATGTCGCTGCTGCTCGCCGGCCTGCCCCACGCCGCGCCCGGCGCGACGGTCAACCGCCTCTGCGGCTCCGGGATGGACGCGATCGGCATCGCCGCGCGCGCGATCAAGGCGGGCGAGGCGGACCTGATGATCGCGGGCGGCGTCGAGAGCATGAGCCGCGCGCCGTTCGTCATGGGCAAGGCGACGAGCGCGTTCTCGCGGCAGGCCGAGATCTTCGATACGACGATCGGCTGGCGCTTCGTCAATCCGCTGATGAAACAGCAGTACGGCGTCGATTCGATGCCGGAGACGGCCGAGCACGTCGCGGCCGACTACCGCGTGAGCCGCGCCGACCAGGACGCGTTCGCGCTGCGCAGCCAGCAGAAGGCGGCGCGCGCGCAGGCCGACGGCACGCTCGCGCAGGAGATCGTGCCGGTGACGATCGCGCAGAAGAAGGGCGAGCCGCTCGTCGTGGCGCGCGACGAGCATCCGCGCGAGACGACGCTCGACGCGCTCGCGAAGCTCAAGGGCGTCGTGCGGGCGGACGGCACGGTGACGGCGGGCAACGCGTCGGGCGTGAACGACGGCGCATGCGCGCTGCTCGTCGCGAGCGAGGCGGCCGCGCGGCGTCACGGCCTCGCGCCGCGCGCGCGCGTGCTGGGGATCGCGACGGCGGGCGTCGAGCCGCGGGTGATGGGGATCGGCCCGGCGCCGGCGACGCAGAAGCTGCTCGCGCGGCTCGGGATGACGCTTGCGCAGTTCGACGTGATCGAGCTGAACGAGGCGTTCGCCTCGCAAGGGCTGGCGGTGCTGCGGCTGCTGGGCGTCGCGGACGACGATCCGCGCGTGAATCCGAACGGCGGCGCGATCGCGCTCGGGCATCCGCTCGGCGCGTCGGGCGCGCGGCTCGTGACGACCGCGACGTATCAACTGCATCGCACGGGCGGCCGCTTCGCGCTCTGCACGATGTGCATCGGCGTCGGGCAAGGCATCGCGATCGCGATCGAACGCGTATAA
- a CDS encoding enoyl-CoA hydratase, with translation MAYENILVETRGRVGLITLNRPKALNALNDALMDELGLALKAFEADEDIGAIVLTGSEKAFAAGADIGMMATYSYMDVFKGDYITRNWETVRQIRKPIIAAVAGFALGGGCELAMMCDIIFAADTAKFGQPEIKLGVLPGAGGTQRLPRAVSKAKAMDMCLTARFMDAEEAERAGLVSRILPADKLLDEAIAAAATIAEFSLPAVMMVKEAVNRAYETTLSEGVHFERRLFHSAFATEDQKEGMAAFVEKRKPVFKHR, from the coding sequence ATGGCTTACGAAAACATCCTGGTGGAGACGCGAGGCCGGGTGGGGCTGATTACGCTGAACCGTCCGAAGGCGCTGAACGCGCTGAACGACGCGCTGATGGATGAACTTGGCTTGGCGCTCAAGGCATTCGAGGCGGACGAGGACATCGGCGCGATCGTGCTGACGGGCAGTGAGAAGGCGTTCGCAGCCGGCGCCGACATTGGGATGATGGCGACCTATTCGTATATGGATGTTTTCAAGGGCGACTACATCACGCGCAACTGGGAGACGGTGCGTCAGATCCGCAAGCCGATCATTGCTGCGGTGGCGGGTTTCGCGTTGGGCGGCGGCTGCGAGCTCGCGATGATGTGCGACATCATTTTTGCGGCCGATACGGCGAAGTTCGGCCAGCCCGAAATCAAGCTCGGCGTGTTGCCGGGGGCGGGCGGCACGCAGCGTTTGCCGCGCGCGGTGTCGAAGGCGAAGGCGATGGACATGTGCTTGACCGCTCGCTTCATGGATGCGGAGGAGGCTGAGCGTGCGGGTTTGGTGTCGCGGATATTGCCGGCGGACAAACTGCTGGACGAGGCGATTGCCGCGGCGGCGACGATCGCCGAGTTCTCGCTGCCTGCCGTGATGATGGTGAAGGAGGCGGTGAACCGCGCGTACGAGACGACCTTGTCCGAGGGCGTGCACTTCGAGCGCCGCTTGTTCCATTCGGCGTTTGCAACCGAAGATCAGAAGGAAGGGATGGCGGCGTTCGTCGAGAAGCGCAAGCCCGTCTTCAAGCACCGCTGA
- the paaG gene encoding 2-(1,2-epoxy-1,2-dihydrophenyl)acetyl-CoA isomerase PaaG, producing MSYQAIRIEIDPAARIATITLDRPDKLNSFTRDMHRELQSALDDVQAANARALILTGAGRGFCAGQDLADLDFTPGEMTDLGDMIDAHFNPLIRRLQALPLPVIAAVNGTAAGAGANLAFACDLVIAAKSSSFIQSFVKIGLVPDSGGTWFLPQRVGFARALGLALTGDKLGAEQAERWGLVWRVVDDAELTDTALQLARQLAQQPTRAIAAIKQAMRAGVTNTLDQQLDLERDFQRELGQSYDYAEGVRAFIEKRAPRFEGR from the coding sequence ATGTCCTACCAAGCGATTCGCATCGAAATCGATCCCGCGGCGCGGATAGCGACGATCACGCTCGACCGCCCCGACAAGCTCAACAGCTTCACGCGCGACATGCATCGCGAGTTGCAATCGGCGCTCGACGACGTGCAGGCCGCCAACGCGCGCGCATTGATTCTCACCGGCGCGGGACGCGGCTTCTGCGCGGGCCAGGATCTTGCCGACCTCGATTTCACGCCGGGGGAAATGACCGATCTCGGCGACATGATCGACGCGCATTTCAATCCGCTCATTCGCCGCCTGCAAGCGCTGCCGCTGCCCGTCATCGCGGCCGTAAACGGCACCGCGGCGGGTGCGGGCGCCAATCTCGCGTTCGCCTGCGATCTCGTCATCGCGGCGAAATCGAGCAGTTTCATTCAGTCGTTCGTGAAGATCGGCCTCGTCCCGGATTCCGGTGGCACGTGGTTCCTGCCGCAGCGCGTAGGCTTCGCCCGCGCGCTCGGCCTCGCGCTCACGGGCGACAAACTCGGCGCCGAACAGGCCGAGCGTTGGGGGCTCGTGTGGCGCGTCGTCGACGATGCCGAACTCACGGATACCGCCTTGCAGCTCGCCCGACAACTCGCACAGCAGCCGACGCGCGCGATCGCGGCAATCAAGCAAGCGATGCGGGCGGGCGTCACCAATACGCTCGACCAGCAGCTCGATCTCGAACGCGATTTTCAGCGCGAGCTCGGACAATCGTACGACTACGCGGAAGGCGTGCGCGCGTTCATCGAAAAGCGCGCCCCGCGCTTCGAAGGACGCTGA
- the paaK gene encoding phenylacetate--CoA ligase PaaK, whose translation MATSLPLEPIERASRDELLALQLDRLKWSLAHAYENSPVYRRKFDEAGVHPTDLKTLADLSRFPFTTKNDLRDNYPFGMFAVPQERISRIHASSGTTGKPTVVGYTAQDTDTWASLVARSIRAAGARPGDKVHVSYGYGLFTGGLGAHYGAERAGLTVIPFGGGQTEKQVQLIQDFQPDIIMVTPSYMLSIADEMERQHLDPAQCSLRIGIFGAEPWTNDMRVAIEKRMGIDAVDIYGLSEVIGPGVASECVETKDGPTIWEDHFYPEIIDPDTGKVLPDGEFGELVFTSLTKEAMPIVRYRTRDLTRLLPGTARTMRRMEKITGRSDDMMIVRGVNVFPTQLEEQLLKQRALAPHYQVVLTKDGPLDVLTLNVEPCPETAPDAAAIDAARRGLAHDIKSLIGVTAIINVLPVNGIERSVGKARRIVDKRRP comes from the coding sequence ATGGCAACCTCGCTTCCGCTCGAACCGATCGAACGGGCGAGCCGCGACGAACTGCTCGCGCTTCAGCTCGACCGCCTGAAATGGTCACTCGCGCACGCATACGAGAATTCGCCCGTCTATCGGCGCAAGTTCGACGAGGCGGGCGTGCATCCGACCGATCTGAAAACGCTCGCGGATCTGAGCCGCTTTCCGTTCACGACGAAGAACGACCTGCGCGACAACTATCCGTTCGGCATGTTCGCCGTGCCGCAGGAGCGCATCTCGCGCATCCATGCTTCGTCGGGCACGACGGGCAAGCCGACCGTGGTCGGCTACACGGCGCAAGACACCGACACGTGGGCCAGTCTCGTCGCCCGCTCGATCCGCGCGGCGGGCGCGCGGCCGGGCGACAAGGTCCACGTGAGCTACGGCTACGGCCTCTTCACGGGCGGTCTCGGCGCGCATTACGGCGCGGAGCGGGCCGGGCTGACGGTGATTCCGTTCGGTGGCGGCCAGACCGAAAAGCAGGTGCAACTGATCCAGGACTTCCAGCCCGACATCATCATGGTGACACCCAGCTACATGTTGTCGATCGCCGACGAGATGGAGCGCCAACACCTTGATCCCGCCCAGTGCTCGCTGCGGATCGGCATCTTCGGCGCGGAACCGTGGACCAACGACATGCGCGTCGCGATCGAGAAGCGCATGGGCATCGACGCCGTCGATATCTACGGGCTCTCCGAAGTGATCGGCCCGGGCGTCGCGTCGGAGTGTGTCGAAACGAAGGACGGCCCGACGATCTGGGAAGATCACTTCTACCCCGAAATCATCGATCCCGACACCGGCAAAGTGCTGCCGGACGGCGAGTTCGGCGAGCTCGTGTTCACGTCGCTCACGAAGGAGGCAATGCCGATCGTCCGTTATCGGACCCGCGACCTCACGCGCCTGCTGCCCGGCACCGCGCGCACGATGCGCCGGATGGAAAAGATCACCGGCCGTTCGGACGACATGATGATCGTGCGCGGCGTGAACGTGTTTCCGACCCAGCTCGAAGAGCAATTGCTCAAGCAGCGTGCGCTCGCGCCGCACTATCAGGTTGTCCTGACGAAGGACGGGCCGCTCGACGTGCTGACGCTCAACGTCGAGCCCTGCCCGGAGACAGCGCCGGATGCGGCCGCGATCGACGCCGCACGCCGCGGGCTCGCTCACGACATCAAGTCGCTGATCGGCGTGACGGCGATCATCAACGTGTTGCCCGTCAACGGCATTGAGCGCTCGGTTGGCAAGGCGAGGCGAATCGTCGACAAGCGACGCCCGTGA